Proteins encoded within one genomic window of Halorussus salilacus:
- a CDS encoding ATP-dependent DNA helicase encodes MTSDDSWRDIFGHDDPYDEQVDGIETAIETARDGGFTVVEGACGTGKTMLALTAGVDLVRDPDSDFERVVVLTSVKQQLRQFEQDLRTVNATLPDDWTPVTGLTLVGKADVCPYNRENAGGIDDGNVYERCETLREDTRAITGEGGSTTAQNLVSRARSQQTGLADSGSQGRAAARFLETADEPTPYPPEMPEYDNLEYCPFYAQFLEDVPDDGDAVEAVPFDFDGMGLIDPEQLVALSVQHGTCPHSMMGAILGHAEVVVGNYYHAFDPVTAGTFTGALLDDSTFVVCDEAHMLEPRVRDLVSDAVADKTLRDAESELSQVIQPLKFEGKEGQTTADADLVRGELGDSDVSLTELEETREFVRDLREELDRRVTAHLEREHRGWKSALADLPDDEIPLRPPTQPQEDEISEWAAGRGYHDGVWVRAEAVGAVVARILNEAEDEEKERAAPAAGRVLGEWYRNDHERYFREIVLERTWNEKEPRDSWRRAYNARFAMQNCVPSDAIGEQLGEFGGGILMSATLEPLDVFEEVTGLNHLEREEGRPVVERTYGLNFPGDNRESFAVDAPKFTYENRGGPDEESQTRRMYADALREVATETPGNVLVGMPNYAEAEWAAERLRENPRVEKPVLLDESSADDATEDLKAEFFGGGSKVLVTSLRGTLTEGVDYEGDRLRAAVVCGVPIINTASPRTKAVRTAYDRAFGDGFEYALTVPAVRKARQALGRVIRGPEEVGVRVLVDSRYARESWDSVRGYLPESEREEFQPVSPDMLSLGLERFWRDRD; translated from the coding sequence GTGACCTCCGACGATTCGTGGCGCGACATCTTCGGCCACGACGACCCCTACGACGAGCAGGTCGACGGCATCGAGACCGCCATCGAGACCGCCCGCGACGGCGGCTTCACCGTCGTCGAGGGAGCCTGCGGCACCGGCAAGACCATGCTGGCGCTGACCGCGGGCGTCGACCTCGTCCGGGACCCCGACAGCGACTTCGAGCGCGTGGTCGTGCTCACCAGCGTCAAGCAACAGCTCCGGCAGTTCGAACAGGACCTCCGGACCGTCAACGCGACCCTCCCCGACGACTGGACCCCCGTCACGGGCCTGACCCTCGTGGGGAAGGCCGACGTGTGTCCCTACAACCGCGAGAACGCGGGCGGAATCGACGACGGCAACGTCTACGAGCGGTGTGAGACCCTCCGCGAGGACACCCGGGCGATTACGGGCGAGGGCGGTTCGACGACCGCCCAGAACCTCGTCTCGCGCGCCCGGAGCCAGCAGACCGGGCTGGCCGACTCCGGCTCGCAGGGCCGGGCCGCCGCGCGGTTCCTCGAAACCGCCGACGAGCCGACCCCCTACCCGCCGGAGATGCCCGAGTACGACAATCTGGAGTACTGCCCGTTCTACGCCCAGTTCCTCGAAGACGTGCCCGACGACGGCGACGCCGTGGAGGCGGTGCCGTTCGACTTCGACGGGATGGGACTCATCGACCCCGAGCAACTGGTCGCGCTGTCGGTCCAGCACGGCACCTGCCCCCACTCGATGATGGGCGCGATTCTGGGTCACGCCGAGGTCGTGGTCGGAAATTATTATCACGCGTTCGACCCCGTGACGGCCGGGACCTTCACGGGGGCCCTGCTCGACGACTCGACGTTCGTGGTCTGCGACGAGGCCCACATGCTCGAACCGCGGGTCCGGGACCTCGTGAGCGACGCGGTGGCCGACAAGACGCTTCGGGACGCCGAGTCGGAACTCAGTCAGGTCATCCAGCCGCTGAAGTTCGAGGGAAAGGAGGGCCAGACCACTGCCGACGCCGACCTCGTTCGCGGGGAACTCGGAGACAGCGACGTGAGCCTCACCGAACTCGAAGAGACCCGCGAGTTCGTCCGGGACCTCCGAGAGGAACTCGACCGGCGGGTCACCGCCCACCTCGAACGCGAGCACCGGGGCTGGAAGTCGGCCCTCGCCGACCTCCCCGACGACGAGATTCCCCTTCGTCCGCCGACCCAGCCCCAGGAGGACGAGATATCCGAGTGGGCGGCGGGCAGGGGGTACCACGACGGCGTCTGGGTGCGCGCCGAAGCCGTGGGCGCGGTCGTCGCCCGCATCCTGAACGAGGCCGAAGACGAGGAGAAAGAGCGCGCGGCCCCCGCGGCGGGCCGCGTGCTGGGCGAGTGGTACCGCAACGACCACGAACGCTACTTCCGCGAAATCGTGCTCGAACGGACGTGGAACGAGAAAGAGCCCCGCGACTCGTGGCGGCGGGCCTACAACGCCCGGTTCGCGATGCAGAACTGCGTGCCCAGCGACGCCATCGGCGAGCAGTTGGGGGAGTTCGGCGGCGGGATACTGATGAGCGCGACCCTCGAACCGCTGGACGTGTTCGAGGAGGTGACGGGTCTCAATCACCTCGAACGCGAGGAGGGACGCCCCGTGGTCGAGCGGACCTACGGCCTGAACTTCCCGGGGGACAACCGCGAGAGCTTCGCGGTCGATGCGCCCAAATTCACCTACGAGAATCGGGGCGGGCCGGACGAGGAGTCACAGACGAGGCGGATGTACGCCGACGCGCTACGCGAGGTAGCGACCGAGACGCCCGGCAACGTCCTCGTGGGGATGCCCAACTACGCCGAGGCCGAGTGGGCCGCCGAGCGCCTCCGGGAGAACCCCCGGGTGGAGAAGCCGGTCCTGTTGGACGAGAGCAGCGCCGACGACGCCACCGAGGACCTCAAGGCCGAGTTCTTCGGCGGCGGGTCGAAGGTCCTCGTGACCAGCCTCCGGGGCACCCTCACCGAGGGGGTCGACTACGAGGGCGACAGGCTCCGTGCCGCGGTGGTGTGTGGCGTCCCCATCATCAACACCGCGAGCCCCCGGACGAAAGCGGTTCGGACCGCCTACGACCGCGCGTTCGGAGACGGGTTCGAGTACGCGCTGACCGTCCCGGCGGTCCGGAAGGCGAGACAGGCCCTCGGGCGGGTGATCCGCGGGCCCGAAGAGGTCGGGGTCCGCGTCCTCGTGGATTCGAGATACGCCCGCGAGTCGTGGGACAGCGTCCGCGGATACCTCCCCGAGAGCGAGCGCGAGGAGTTCCAGCCCGTCAGCCCCGACATGCTCTCGCTCGGTCTGGAGCGGTTCTGGCGCGACCGGGACTGA
- the ddh gene encoding D-2-hydroxyacid dehydrogenase — MHVERLAIHDSVSAVFPPERLGEELSDLGVDVGVVGDDGVADCDAVVTFAHTDAFLDADLDWVHSIQAGYDRFPLSEFEGADIALTNSTGIHDTSVGEFAVGLMLSFARRLHTYVRAQEDREWEHPAWDEPFTLDGERLCVVGLGTLGRGIAERADALGMRVTGVRRSGDPVAGVEEVYTPDRLREAVGEAKFVALAVPLTDETEGLIGRAELDAMREDAYLLNVARGPVVVEDELVAALREGELAGAGLDVFETEPLPADSPLWDFEEVVVTPHRAAATRDYYRDIADLVRENVGAIRDGQELMNRVV, encoded by the coding sequence ATGCACGTCGAACGACTCGCCATTCACGACTCGGTGAGCGCCGTCTTCCCCCCGGAGCGACTCGGCGAGGAGCTCTCGGACCTCGGGGTCGACGTCGGCGTCGTCGGCGACGACGGCGTCGCCGACTGCGACGCCGTCGTCACCTTCGCCCACACCGACGCCTTCCTCGACGCCGACCTCGACTGGGTCCACTCGATTCAGGCCGGATACGACCGCTTCCCGCTTTCGGAGTTCGAGGGGGCCGACATCGCGCTGACCAACAGCACGGGCATCCACGACACCAGCGTCGGCGAGTTCGCGGTCGGCCTGATGCTGTCGTTCGCGCGCAGACTCCACACCTACGTCCGAGCGCAGGAGGACCGCGAGTGGGAACACCCCGCGTGGGACGAACCGTTCACCCTCGACGGCGAGCGCCTCTGCGTCGTCGGCCTCGGCACCCTCGGCAGGGGCATCGCCGAGCGCGCCGACGCGCTCGGCATGCGGGTCACGGGCGTCCGGCGCTCGGGCGACCCGGTCGCGGGCGTCGAGGAGGTCTACACCCCCGACCGCCTCCGCGAGGCAGTCGGTGAGGCCAAGTTCGTCGCGCTCGCGGTCCCGCTGACCGACGAGACCGAGGGACTGATCGGCAGGGCGGAACTCGACGCGATGCGCGAGGACGCCTACCTCCTCAACGTCGCCCGCGGGCCGGTCGTCGTCGAGGACGAACTGGTCGCCGCGCTCCGGGAGGGCGAACTCGCGGGCGCGGGCCTCGACGTGTTCGAGACCGAACCCCTCCCCGCCGACTCGCCGCTGTGGGACTTCGAGGAGGTCGTGGTGACGCCCCACCGCGCCGCGGCCACGCGGGACTACTACCGGGACATCGCGGATTTGGTGCGCGAGAACGTCGGCGCGATACGAGACGGCCAGGAGTTGATGAACCGGGTCGTCTGA
- a CDS encoding C39 family peptidase has translation MDKSTARKIARSAVGDIGQRDEFGRWSAEGVKSPELFYTRVEDGGTTKHAPRSWIFPIENRGEDVGYINVSARQTERAVLGYGGSEAPQRKLTEAKRKTPASSKSLTGRFLYRGGVEFLVESTDVGAVDLRSGRPNRAGPVADIASLMPTEDGASSSDKDQEDDEDWSGSTDDEVSGVPNWTEQDGGGADETDIGTGRDSWDEWDGCIPVAASIVLGYHEGLDDTDDEDREALIDRLHIQMGTGEGDLCDICTYWKDIPPGIEDYSHGSNSYNANNVHSGFKGNVKSAISNDDPCMLNMENGPYTDKGEGHSVCVVGYREESCGTFCSNMYYKVYNTYATSPDLVTHGSWGDACVTEVTVQ, from the coding sequence GTGGACAAGAGCACGGCCCGGAAAATCGCCCGGTCGGCCGTGGGGGATATCGGACAGAGGGACGAGTTCGGACGGTGGAGCGCGGAGGGCGTCAAGTCGCCGGAACTGTTCTACACCAGGGTCGAAGACGGCGGAACGACGAAGCACGCGCCCCGGTCGTGGATATTCCCCATCGAGAACCGGGGCGAGGACGTCGGATACATCAACGTGAGCGCCCGCCAGACCGAGCGAGCGGTACTCGGATACGGCGGAAGCGAGGCCCCACAGCGGAAACTGACCGAAGCGAAGCGAAAGACTCCCGCCAGCAGTAAATCCCTGACCGGTCGGTTTCTGTACCGCGGCGGCGTCGAGTTCCTCGTCGAATCGACAGACGTCGGGGCCGTCGACCTCCGAAGCGGGAGACCGAATCGCGCCGGACCCGTGGCAGACATCGCGAGTCTGATGCCCACCGAGGACGGAGCCTCCAGTAGCGACAAGGACCAGGAGGACGACGAGGACTGGTCAGGTAGCACGGACGATGAGGTGTCCGGCGTTCCGAACTGGACCGAGCAGGACGGTGGCGGGGCCGACGAGACCGACATCGGAACCGGACGCGACAGTTGGGACGAGTGGGACGGTTGCATCCCGGTCGCGGCCTCCATCGTCCTCGGGTACCACGAGGGCTTGGACGACACCGACGACGAGGACCGGGAGGCGCTCATCGACCGCCTGCACATCCAGATGGGTACCGGAGAGGGCGACCTCTGTGACATCTGTACCTACTGGAAGGACATTCCGCCGGGGATAGAGGACTACTCCCACGGGTCGAACTCCTACAACGCCAACAACGTTCACTCCGGATTCAAAGGGAACGTCAAGAGCGCGATATCGAACGACGATCCCTGCATGCTCAACATGGAGAACGGACCCTACACGGACAAGGGCGAGGGACATTCGGTCTGCGTCGTCGGTTACCGGGAGGAGTCGTGCGGAACCTTCTGTAGCAACATGTACTACAAGGTCTACAACACCTACGCCACCAGCCCGGACCTCGTCACTCACGGCTCGTGGGGGGACGCCTGCGTCACGGAAGTGACGGTCCAGTAA
- a CDS encoding TetR/AcrR family transcriptional regulator has product MNATEDTGDEPDTRTDIMEATYAALCKHGYAGLTMQAIADEFDKTKAVLHYHYDTKEDLLVAFLDYLLDRFLDTVDIDAIDDPEQRLVALVDALLLGTHESRSETDHWEYHTALLEVRAQAPHDDAFREQLTTNYRFVEDAAAAIIEEGIERGVFREVDPARTATWLLATVNGARLHQVTLDADVAEDVREAVVEDWVAWLRRPDTE; this is encoded by the coding sequence ATGAACGCGACGGAGGACACCGGCGACGAGCCAGACACCCGGACCGACATCATGGAGGCGACGTACGCCGCGCTCTGCAAGCACGGCTACGCTGGCCTCACGATGCAGGCCATCGCCGACGAGTTCGACAAGACGAAGGCCGTCCTCCACTACCACTACGACACCAAGGAGGACCTGCTGGTCGCGTTCCTCGACTACCTGCTCGACCGTTTTCTCGACACCGTCGACATCGACGCCATCGACGACCCCGAACAGCGCCTCGTGGCGCTCGTCGACGCCCTCCTGCTCGGGACTCACGAGTCGCGCTCGGAGACCGACCACTGGGAGTACCACACCGCGCTACTCGAAGTTCGCGCACAGGCCCCCCACGACGACGCCTTCCGCGAGCAACTCACCACCAACTACCGGTTCGTCGAGGACGCCGCGGCCGCCATCATCGAGGAGGGAATCGAGCGCGGGGTCTTCCGCGAGGTCGACCCCGCGCGCACCGCGACGTGGTTGCTCGCGACCGTCAACGGCGCGCGACTCCACCAGGTCACGCTCGACGCCGACGTTGCCGAGGACGTTCGCGAGGCCGTGGTCGAGGACTGGGTCGCGTGGCTCCGGAGGCCCGATACCGAATGA
- a CDS encoding MFS transporter yields MSRLVGGDDPSVRYVVGSLVAGVFLGGLGGGVAFPTIPSLGNILGLSSLFVGLILSINRFTRLLMNTPAGQILDTMGTRRPMIAGFFVQGFVPFGYVLALNPGPIPLDSGTIFFLSRACWGFGSAFVFVGAFSTITHITTPDNRGKWVGYMRGGQSLGFPMGLVVGGIVTDAFGYTEAFLVAGVAGLFAAVVAVAVLPDINADVETTSSLRQLPAIVGADVRIFTVGAINFVVRFLFAGVLLSTIVLYAEEFGIGIGSLSGVGASGLVMAVSVAGSSLTTLLVGRYSDRLSNRAALTLPALTVFAAGFALLALYPTLEATLVGVALVGIGVGGTNPPLLAYLGDISPADDVGKLGGVYNVFGDLGSTLGPLVALPFAELFGFQVEYLACVALVGVAGLLAARTLYGDSSTTRAVGAHADD; encoded by the coding sequence ATGAGTCGGCTGGTCGGCGGCGACGACCCGAGCGTGCGGTACGTCGTCGGAAGTCTCGTCGCGGGCGTGTTCCTCGGCGGACTCGGCGGCGGGGTCGCGTTCCCGACCATCCCCTCGCTCGGGAACATCCTCGGTCTCTCGTCGCTGTTCGTCGGGCTCATCCTCTCGATAAACCGGTTCACTCGACTCCTGATGAACACGCCCGCGGGCCAGATACTCGACACGATGGGGACCCGCAGGCCGATGATCGCGGGCTTCTTCGTCCAAGGGTTCGTCCCCTTCGGGTACGTCCTCGCGCTGAACCCCGGGCCGATTCCGCTCGACAGCGGCACCATCTTCTTCCTCTCGCGGGCGTGCTGGGGCTTCGGGTCGGCGTTCGTCTTCGTCGGCGCGTTCAGCACCATCACCCACATCACGACGCCCGACAACCGGGGCAAGTGGGTCGGCTACATGCGCGGCGGCCAGAGCCTCGGGTTCCCAATGGGGCTGGTGGTCGGCGGCATCGTGACCGACGCGTTCGGCTACACCGAGGCGTTCCTGGTCGCGGGGGTCGCGGGCCTGTTCGCCGCGGTGGTCGCGGTGGCCGTCCTCCCCGACATCAACGCCGACGTGGAGACGACCAGCAGTCTCCGCCAGCTCCCCGCCATCGTCGGGGCCGACGTCCGCATCTTCACGGTCGGAGCCATCAACTTCGTCGTGCGCTTTCTGTTCGCGGGCGTCCTGCTCTCGACCATCGTGCTCTACGCCGAGGAGTTCGGCATCGGCATCGGGAGCCTCTCGGGCGTCGGCGCGAGCGGCCTCGTAATGGCCGTGAGCGTCGCGGGGTCGAGCCTGACCACCCTGCTCGTGGGCCGGTACTCCGACCGCCTCTCGAACCGGGCCGCGCTCACCCTGCCCGCGCTGACCGTCTTCGCCGCCGGGTTCGCCCTGCTCGCGCTCTACCCCACGCTCGAAGCGACGCTCGTCGGAGTCGCGCTCGTCGGCATCGGCGTCGGCGGGACGAACCCGCCCCTGCTCGCGTACCTCGGGGACATCAGCCCCGCCGACGACGTGGGGAAGCTCGGGGGCGTCTACAACGTCTTCGGCGACCTCGGGTCGACGCTCGGCCCGCTGGTCGCGCTCCCGTTCGCCGAACTGTTCGGCTTTCAGGTGGAGTATCTGGCCTGCGTCGCGCTCGTGGGGGTGGCTGGCCTGCTCGCCGCGAGAACGCTGTACGGCGATAGTTCGACGACCCGGGCCGTGGGCGCGCACGCAGACGACTGA
- a CDS encoding NUDIX domain-containing protein, whose protein sequence is MDETHVVTCFLRNRGEVLLLKRSEAVGSYSGLWGGVAGHAEGAPDEAAREEVAEETGLLSACELARKGVAFEFTDSEAGTASKSRESPGDEDLGVRWVVSPYLFDCEDRNVETNRETTEFEWVHPTEMLRRETVPNLWAAYSRVAPTIEAVAEDSDHGSAYVSVRALEVLRDRAGSFAVRETGDWSALAAIAERLLDARPSMAAVGNRVNRAMADSSDEQTPAAVERAAREGIERAFRADEEAAENAADEIRDATVLTLSRSGTVLNALDSASRVFVAESRPAREGVGVAEELASLENGPDATLHTDAAVAHVLATEDVDAVVVGADAVLPDGRVVNKTGTRGAALAAPREGVAVYAVAATDKVRTDDAVHLEEGDSGEVYEGEADVSVLSPTFDVTPSECVSGVITERGVLDAEGISAVVAELKELSEWCR, encoded by the coding sequence ATGGACGAGACCCACGTCGTCACCTGCTTCCTCCGGAACCGCGGGGAGGTCCTGCTGCTGAAGCGCTCGGAGGCGGTCGGCTCCTACTCGGGGCTGTGGGGCGGGGTCGCGGGCCACGCCGAGGGTGCTCCCGACGAAGCGGCCCGCGAGGAGGTCGCCGAGGAGACGGGCCTGCTGTCGGCCTGCGAACTCGCCCGGAAGGGCGTCGCCTTCGAGTTCACCGACAGCGAGGCGGGGACCGCCTCGAAAAGCCGGGAATCGCCCGGCGACGAGGACCTCGGGGTGCGGTGGGTCGTCTCCCCCTACCTCTTCGACTGCGAGGACAGAAACGTCGAGACGAACCGGGAGACGACCGAGTTCGAGTGGGTCCACCCGACCGAGATGCTCCGGCGCGAGACGGTCCCGAACCTCTGGGCCGCCTACTCGCGGGTCGCGCCCACCATCGAGGCGGTCGCAGAGGATTCGGACCACGGCTCGGCGTACGTCTCGGTGCGCGCGCTCGAAGTCCTGCGCGACCGGGCCGGGAGCTTCGCGGTCCGAGAGACCGGCGACTGGTCGGCGCTCGCCGCAATCGCCGAGCGACTCCTCGACGCCCGACCGAGCATGGCGGCCGTCGGAAACCGCGTGAACCGCGCGATGGCCGATTCCAGCGATGAGCAGACTCCCGCGGCGGTCGAGCGGGCGGCCCGCGAGGGAATCGAGCGAGCGTTTCGCGCCGACGAGGAAGCCGCTGAAAACGCCGCCGACGAGATTCGGGACGCCACGGTCCTCACTCTCTCGCGGTCGGGCACCGTCCTCAACGCGCTCGATTCAGCGAGCCGGGTCTTCGTCGCCGAGTCGCGCCCGGCGCGGGAGGGCGTGGGAGTCGCCGAGGAACTCGCGAGCCTCGAAAACGGCCCGGACGCGACCCTCCACACCGACGCCGCGGTGGCCCACGTACTGGCGACCGAGGACGTGGACGCCGTGGTGGTGGGTGCCGACGCGGTACTGCCCGACGGCCGCGTCGTGAACAAGACCGGCACCCGCGGGGCCGCGCTCGCGGCCCCGCGGGAGGGGGTCGCGGTCTACGCCGTGGCGGCCACGGACAAGGTCCGGACCGACGACGCGGTGCATCTGGAGGAAGGCGATTCGGGGGAGGTGTACGAGGGTGAAGCGGACGTGTCGGTGCTGAGCCCGACCTTCGACGTGACGCCCAGCGAGTGCGTTTCGGGCGTGATTACCGAGCGCGGGGTGCTGGACGCGGAGGGGATTTCGGCGGTGGTGGCGGAGCTAAAGGAGTTGTCGGAGTGGTGTAGATAG
- a CDS encoding Hvo_1808 family surface protein, giving the protein MVTTRREKIAILLVVVVAASGVAGAMGAQATADESAVATAAQGGATAHDAGGATAQGGEQAAESACAAEPPSDGSDPDEDAIGWEDGYWYDESLDVNESGGLSDDELEAVVARTTARVEAVRCIEFEGSVPVSVISRDELRERQFFGEVTPELRTFDNAKFEAMFLVGEGTDAIEVQNQNAGGSVLGFYSPEADEIVVVAESADDLRIGELTLAHELVHAWQDRTHNLSGDHLSPRLRDDANARNGLVEGDASYTESLYEQRCSEEWECLDAPAGPSGDLANMGVYFLNFQPYSDGPRFVQFVRNVGGWDAVDALYEDPPESTEQVIHPEKYGTDSPTNVSLDDAATDEWTRVNPRDRPGYAELGESALMSMFVYPYYDSQGRTEIVPTVDWLNFNETGEVGDFDPLSYQSNYSTGWDGDRLHAYRNDDDELGYVWRLAWDSPQDARQFVEGYRQVLDYWGAEEVGPNTYRVPGGEFADAFHVEVEGTTVTITNAPTVEELSEVRTDVDVSAAEAEPNETAGDDAGTATETATETDDAADSATIEVEANETATNETTASEAVGQELAAS; this is encoded by the coding sequence GTGGTAACAACACGCAGAGAGAAAATAGCGATACTGCTGGTCGTCGTCGTGGCCGCGTCGGGGGTCGCGGGGGCGATGGGCGCACAGGCGACCGCAGACGAGTCTGCGGTCGCCACCGCGGCACAGGGCGGAGCCACCGCGCACGACGCCGGGGGAGCGACCGCACAGGGAGGCGAGCAAGCCGCCGAGTCGGCGTGCGCCGCCGAGCCGCCGTCAGACGGCTCGGACCCCGACGAGGACGCTATCGGGTGGGAGGACGGCTACTGGTACGACGAGTCGCTCGACGTGAACGAGAGCGGCGGGCTGAGCGACGACGAACTGGAGGCGGTCGTCGCCCGGACGACCGCCAGGGTCGAGGCGGTCAGGTGCATCGAGTTCGAGGGGTCGGTGCCGGTGTCGGTCATCAGCCGCGACGAACTCCGCGAACGCCAGTTCTTCGGCGAGGTCACGCCCGAACTCCGGACCTTCGACAACGCGAAGTTCGAGGCGATGTTCCTCGTGGGCGAGGGCACCGACGCCATCGAGGTCCAGAACCAGAACGCCGGGGGGAGCGTCCTCGGCTTCTACAGCCCCGAGGCCGACGAGATAGTCGTCGTGGCCGAGAGCGCCGACGACCTCCGAATCGGCGAACTGACGCTCGCACACGAACTCGTCCACGCGTGGCAGGACCGGACGCACAATCTCTCGGGCGACCACCTCAGCCCGCGCCTGCGCGACGACGCCAACGCCCGGAACGGACTGGTCGAGGGCGACGCGAGCTACACCGAATCGCTCTACGAGCAACGCTGCAGCGAGGAGTGGGAGTGTCTCGACGCGCCCGCCGGACCCTCGGGCGACCTCGCCAACATGGGGGTGTACTTCCTCAACTTCCAGCCGTACAGCGACGGCCCGCGGTTCGTGCAGTTCGTCCGTAACGTCGGGGGCTGGGACGCGGTCGACGCCCTCTACGAGGACCCGCCCGAGTCGACCGAGCAGGTCATCCACCCCGAGAAGTACGGGACCGACTCGCCGACGAACGTCAGCCTCGACGACGCGGCCACCGACGAGTGGACGCGCGTGAACCCGCGGGACCGGCCCGGCTACGCCGAACTGGGCGAGTCGGCGCTGATGTCGATGTTCGTCTACCCCTACTACGACAGTCAGGGCCGGACCGAGATCGTCCCGACCGTCGACTGGCTCAACTTCAACGAGACGGGCGAAGTCGGCGATTTCGACCCGCTGAGCTACCAGTCGAACTACTCGACCGGCTGGGACGGCGACCGGCTCCACGCCTACCGGAACGACGACGACGAACTCGGGTACGTCTGGCGGCTGGCGTGGGACTCCCCGCAGGACGCCCGGCAGTTCGTCGAGGGCTACCGGCAGGTCCTCGACTACTGGGGAGCCGAGGAGGTCGGGCCGAACACCTACCGCGTCCCGGGCGGCGAGTTCGCCGACGCGTTCCACGTCGAAGTCGAGGGGACGACGGTGACCATCACCAACGCGCCGACCGTCGAAGAGCTGTCGGAGGTCCGGACCGACGTGGATGTCTCGGCGGCCGAAGCCGAGCCGAACGAGACCGCGGGAGACGACGCCGGGACGGCGACCGAGACGGCGACCGAAACGGACGACGCGGCGGATTCTGCGACCATCGAAGTCGAAGCGAACGAGACCGCCACGAACGAGACAACCGCGAGCGAGGCCGTCGGGCAGGAACTCGCGGCGTCGTAG
- a CDS encoding twin-arginine translocation signal domain-containing protein, with amino-acid sequence MTRRSSDDDTFSIDRRDVLKLTGAAVVGAGAFAGSASASSTQFIGCTQVCTGTDGDHVVVSTDDGYECRLLDKSDEEQATERDDLAFAAEVYACYQTDEGEAIVGVLHRDADAGGEDTAVAGFCLNPNDCASQYYESAEEVLSGLDCDAYDEIRPECVGWVYDEAGEEYPEDEESD; translated from the coding sequence ATGACACGAAGGAGTTCGGACGACGACACGTTCAGTATCGACCGGCGCGACGTGCTGAAGCTGACCGGCGCGGCCGTGGTCGGCGCGGGTGCGTTCGCCGGGTCGGCGAGCGCCTCCAGCACCCAGTTCATCGGGTGCACGCAGGTCTGCACCGGCACCGACGGCGACCACGTCGTCGTCTCGACCGACGACGGCTACGAGTGCCGACTGCTCGACAAGAGCGACGAGGAGCAGGCGACCGAGCGCGACGACCTCGCGTTCGCCGCGGAGGTGTACGCGTGCTACCAGACCGACGAGGGCGAGGCCATCGTGGGCGTCCTCCACCGCGACGCCGACGCAGGCGGCGAGGACACCGCGGTCGCCGGGTTCTGTCTCAATCCGAACGACTGCGCGAGCCAGTACTACGAGTCGGCCGAGGAGGTCCTCTCGGGACTCGACTGCGACGCCTACGACGAGATTCGGCCCGAGTGCGTCGGGTGGGTGTACGACGAGGCCGGAGAGGAGTACCCCGAAGACGAAGAGAGCGACTGA
- a CDS encoding coenzyme F420-0:L-glutamate ligase: MDVFAVPGLPEVRPGDDLAALVEQRADLRDDDVVVVASTVVSKAEGRLADLDDFPPSPRAREIAARLEDLSGEQKDPRFAQAVLEESTEIIMEAPFLLTATRFGHVGVNAGIDRSNVGDGDHDLLLLPERPSESADRIRSALSTDSAVVVSDTCGRPFRHGQRGVALGWAGIPASRDWRGERDRDGHELEVTVESVVDELASTANLVTGEGDDGLPVAVVRDWDFGDHEGSENLFRDVEGDFVRQALRGWEFARD, translated from the coding sequence ATGGACGTGTTCGCGGTTCCGGGACTCCCCGAAGTCCGGCCGGGCGACGACCTCGCGGCGCTGGTCGAGCAGCGGGCCGACCTCCGCGACGACGACGTGGTGGTCGTCGCGAGTACCGTCGTCTCGAAGGCCGAGGGTCGACTCGCCGACCTCGACGACTTCCCGCCGAGTCCCCGCGCGAGGGAGATCGCGGCCCGACTCGAAGACCTCTCGGGCGAGCAGAAGGACCCCCGATTCGCGCAGGCGGTGCTGGAGGAGAGCACCGAGATCATCATGGAGGCCCCGTTCCTGCTCACCGCCACTCGGTTCGGCCACGTCGGCGTCAACGCGGGCATCGACCGGTCGAACGTCGGCGACGGCGACCACGACCTCCTGCTCCTGCCCGAACGCCCGAGCGAGAGCGCCGACCGAATCCGGTCGGCGCTCTCGACGGACTCGGCGGTGGTCGTCAGCGACACCTGCGGGCGGCCCTTCCGGCACGGCCAGCGCGGGGTCGCGCTCGGGTGGGCGGGCATCCCGGCCTCGCGGGACTGGCGCGGCGAGCGCGACCGCGACGGCCACGAACTCGAAGTCACGGTCGAGTCGGTGGTCGACGAACTCGCCTCGACAGCGAACCTCGTGACCGGCGAGGGCGACGACGGCCTCCCGGTCGCGGTGGTCCGGGACTGGGACTTTGGCGACCACGAGGGGAGCGAGAACCTCTTTCGCGACGTGGAGGGCGACTTCGTCCGGCAGGCCCTCAGGGGGTGGGAGTTTGCGCGGGATTGA